DNA sequence from the Anas acuta chromosome 21, bAnaAcu1.1, whole genome shotgun sequence genome:
TCTCTGCGGACACAGAGCGCTCAGGGGGCGGCCGCCCAGCCTGCGGgacgccccccccccgagccccggcACGCACCGGTCTCGTAGTCCAGCGGGATCTGGATGTCGGTGATGTCGCCGAAGGGGATGAAGGCGGCGTGCAGCACCTTCTCGTCCACCTCCTCCGCCAGCCCCCCTGCGGCCGGCACCGCGTTAGAGCCGAGACGCCCCCAATGCCCCCACAGGACCCCCGCAGCCCCAAACAGCCCCGCACaagccccccacagccccacgcACCCACATACAGCACCCGCTTGGTGGCCGCCATTTTCCCCGCACCGCCCCGGAACCCTGAGGCGGCTCCGCCCCAGCGAGGGGCGGCCGCGGCCATTTCCCGGCAGCGGGGCCCGAGCGCGGCCTCCCCGGGCACCCGGAACGGCCCCGGGCCGGGTAccggggaaggaggggagcCGTGAGCCCAGCACATCCAGCCAAAAGTGTAAAACACCCCGAACGGCAAAGCGTTGCCTCGCCTGCATGCTCGGAGCAGGCACCCAACCGCTTCGGTTTCTCTTCAGGAACACCTGAGACCTTCTATCAGGTCCCCTCTGGGGTATTTGTGTGTCCCAGACCCCAATCAACCCCAACGTAATAACCCACAGCATAATTTAACAGCTGCTTGAGAATAGTGATTGCCCCATGAGCAAATTGAGTAACTCAGCTCACCACTTTAACACATCCACTACATGACAACTGTCTCCCCCTTTAATTTTATTAGTCTACATCCTATTTATTAACCAAATCTAGGGAAAATATGACAACATAGTGTaagtttttattcctttattgaTAAATGCTTTCCAGACTTTCCAAAGTGGATGATTGTTCagttaaaaccaaaaccacaagATACTTTTGATCAGAAATCCTCAGTGTCCTGGCTTAGAAAAGGCAAAGGAGAACCGTTCTGGCCACAGAGGAGAAGCTTGCAAACCCCATTCTGGTTTTGGAAATCTAGAGCTTTGGGGAACTGCCTTTTTAAATAAGGTTTTAAAGATTAATTTACAAAATGCAATATAACTATATGATGCATGGCATTGAGATGTGCAGGACGGTGAAGAATCTTCAAACATCTTGAGCTGATGTCTAGGAAGGGGCTATTTGGCTTCTTGCGTCCTACAGGCAAAAGAAGAAGACACGTTATCTACACACAGCACAGCTCGTTCCAGGCTAGTGAAATTACAGCTTCACAAGCCATAAGGACTAATATAATTTACAATGTACAGGAGGTGGTAAGTCATAGTAGATAAAATCCATTTCTGACCATCCATTAAGAAACTCACATTCTTTGGTAAAGAAGCCAGTCACCAGACCCACTGAGAAACTTACAGGTTAAAGTATAAAAGCCATCAACATTCACCATTTTGAGCTGTGACAGCTGACCACAACAGCTTCACAGAAAGTGCTTAAGATGATCATAGCAACTCCAGACAAACCCAGAAAGAAATGCATCAGCAAATGTAAAAGGTATTTTGAATATAAACCTTATTTAGAAGTTAAATGAGCCAGCTCCAAACACAGGAGACAGCATTTGCTTGGACAGACCTGTGCAAATAAGTGCCATTCCTGACACTAGTACTTTGTATACAGTATGCAGGTGGTTGTCAGGATAAGGAACAGGCATTAAACAGTCTACTTAGCCTTGAAGTCACCAGAAAATCTTGCCTCGTTTCCTGGATTAGCAATTCACAAGCCTCATTTCAATACATTACACCCTTCCATGACATGTCAACTGCTAGAAACATTTCAGGGACTTAGGCAACATCTTTCTGATGCttaattaaaatgagatttctgcAGAATACTCCTAAAGCTTCTACAGTAAGGAAGCTGTTGCAAGAAGCCAAATTAGTCTTTTCCAAATAATTGACTAAGATCAGACAAATTCTGCACCAAGGCCTCCCAGACCAGATGCATTTACTAACGATCATGCTTTACTCTGATTTTGGAAGGTTTCAATTGAAGTGAGGACTGAGACACTCACCAGTCTTCCCGGTTTAAGAGGTAGCAGCAACCACACCCACCTTCTGGGCAGCTTCTTTCTTGGCTTGGTGAGCCTGCAACACTGCAACAGCCTCCTCCACCTGAGGGAGACAAATTACTTTGTGAAACTTCTTATGAAGAAAGGGTCCCACCATCTGCCCCAAAAGCAACAGGCCAGCTTACCTTTGACCGGAGGGACTCTGGAGACTCCAGCatgtgcagcagctctgagtTGTCAATCTCTAGCAGCATTCCTGTGATCTTCCCTGCAAGACTGGGGTGCATAGCTTGAATCAGAGGGAACAAACGTTCTCCTAGAAAAAAGGAAGTTCAGACAGCAGTTCAGTTAAAAAGTTGCTGGTGAAACCCAAGATTGCCCAATGCAATCTGTAAGAACCAGAGTTTCACTTACCCAGCATCTGTTTCTGCTCCTGAGGaggggcagcagccagcatggAGGCTGTTAGAGGCTCCTGTCCCTGAACGTGGACTGCAGGCTGAGGTGCCTGTAGAAGGGCAGATGTGAGGGTTCAAAAACAGATTCTATACTGATCATTTCACATTTAGAGACAAAATAATACAGCCCCTCCTTCTATAAAACGATCTGTCAAGCTGACAGCAGACTTCATttcacagacagacagaaaaattgCCCTTAGGTCTGAAACACGCTTCAAATTCTGATCTCAAGAACTCAATGTCACACATAAACACTGTAAATATATTACAGAAACTTCAAACATGGAGAGCCATATCACAATTGAGAAAAAACATCCATGTGCACTTTCTGTACAATGCAGTGGGGTATGGGAAAGGCAAACCGCCTTCAAAGCCAAATTCTTACTAGGGTATCAAAGCTGATTAAATGAAAGAGAATTTCCATTTGCTGGAAAGCAAAGAACCAAGAAAAATACCTTACAGTGTATCTGAGTAAAAAGTGGCTTACTAGTATGGGACAGATAAATCAACTAAGTTGCCCCTGGCAAAGGTACAACTGCCAGGTTTTAAATTCCAACTTCTGGTGCCTGTCTGGGTTATACAAGTAGCTTGACATTTCTGCAAAAACActccagttgcatgtaaaaTCTGTTGGCCTGCAGTTATTTAGGGACTTAACGACACAGATCCTTGTGTTACCTGCAAAGGCTGTACGGCTGGGTGCGGGCTGCGGACACTTGAGGCGTATTTGTAAGGAGGAACCGCTCTGGGAGCGGGGGCAGCTACAGGTGGACGAGGAGCTAAGTTCTGTGCTGCAGTGGCAACACCTGCAAAGGAAGAGAACAGGATTAGAAACGCCCAGAGCAATATGCAGCAAGCAAGTCAGGGTGCCTGCTATTAACTGCTGAATTCAAGCTCTGTACTGTACAGTCTAATTACACCACTTCAGAAACTGGCCTCCGAAATGCACTTAGGAAAGTTCATTTCTCCCTAAGACTAGACCACAGATTCCACATCCTGCATTTGAGATATTTTCTAGTTACTCcttagaaaaaatgaatttggatGCTCTACTCTGAAAACAATATTCATAACCTGCAGAGCCTTATTTTGAGTGGCAAATGTTGCAGAGTTGTAGAGATGAGCACCAAGCAAGTGGGAGAGCAACCCATCTGGATTTCCTCTGCCGTGCTCTAGCACCAACTGTCCCCAGACCTGCACTGCACAGCAAGGAATAGGAAAGATTCAGGTGCTGTCTCTGCCCCTTGTTCTGGGTGGCCTTCAGTTATCCGTATCTGTCAGCCATTTCTGGAAGTAAGAGTTGAGTCTCAACAGCATCCCCCCAGCTGAGGGGACGAGGTGGGGAGGCAGACACCTTACCAACtcgctgggcagcagcagggaggccaCGAGAGGCCGGGGCATTGCCGGCAGGGGCCAGATGGCGCAGTGCTGGCCGTGGTCCAGACTGACGCATGGCATTTGGCATTCCCTGGAAGCCTAATGGAAGAAATACGGGGAAATCCTCAAAACAGAGCTGACTGGTGAGTCAGGACAGtcagctgcaggaagcaggTGGGGGTTGTGCACGGAAAGGAAAGCATGCATTGTTCTTGGTGTGAAGTACAACCAAGAACGTCACACAACCAAAACGCTGCTTCCAGCACGCTCACCTTGAGGTCGTCCTCCTTGCTGCCAGCGTGGGTTAGGTCTCATCTGCGTCATTTGGTTGGGTGCATAGTAAGTGGGTCTGCTCTGGGCCTGGAGGGAGAGCAGACAAGCTCAGAGTGCATATGTGAATAACACATATTGTTTACAACATGTTTCAGCAGTTGTTCCCAGGACTCACTCAATTCACATTAAGACAGGAGGCAGCTGGGAAGTCACACAATTAACTCCACTGACAGCACTCCTCATTAGGAGTTGCTTGCTTATACGTGTAAGAAAGGCTCAATGAGATGAGAACCATCAAAGGTTCAAGCCAGGTTAAAGATTCATAACACCATACTAACTTAACTCAGCTTACCTGGGGTACAGCAGGCATGAAAtaccccccagcagcaggctggaaCTGATTGATGATTGTGTTGGCAGGCAAGGCTCTCATCCCAGCAATGCGCTGCATGTACTGATTAGTTAGATGGGCCTTCCgctcttctttcctttgtgcGAGTGCAACGTACAATGGCTTTGAGCCCACAATTCGTCCATTCATCTCTGTCACAGCTTTTGTGGCTTCCTCTGGAGAGGAAAAGCAGACGAAGCCAAACCCTTTGCTCCGTCCATCTTCCAGCATCACCTGCAGTAAAGACCAAATGCTAGTGGAGCAACGGTACCAAGAACAGCATAAGAATCTGTATTCTCCTTCCTAGAGAAGTGTCACAGCTCAGGCAGGTAGGTGTTGCAGAGGTGTAGAGACAAGTTCTCAACAAAAGACCTGTCTGGATTTACTCAGCTTTTCTGTAAGCACCACGTGTCCCCAGGCCCACACTGAGCAGCAAGGAATGGGAAAGATCAGGTGCAGCCTCTAAACACAGGTAGGGAAATGCCATCTGAGGCTTATTGGGAGTCACCTCAAATGAGCATGCTTGCCATCTCCCACCCCTTCTTTTCAGGAGGGAATACAACAAGTTATCAGTAAAATAACACTGTGACAGGGAAATCTGCGTATTTACTATTCCATATACTCTTGTGACTGCAATGACTCAGGGATAAACAAACTGCCCTTCAAACCCACGTCAGGTAACAGCTCCTTCAGGCTTTACAAATCCAAGAACTCCAAATACCTTGGCACTTGTTATTGATCCGAAAGGTGAGAACTCCTTCCTCAGTTTTTCATCATCTATAGTGTCATCTAGGTTTTTAATGTACAGGTTAACTCCctagaaaacagagaataaGACACCTATAGTAATGAGGAGAATTTTGAGCACACTGATTGTTGGCATACATCTGTTAAAGGCATCGTTTGTCTAAAAACCTCTTAATTTAGTATAATGTTCCTTTCACACCACCAAACCCAAGGGCAAAAGATGTTGCAAAGGTGTAGAGACAAGTCCCACTGCGGTGAAAGGGAGCCCGTCTggatttcctctgctttcctaTTGCATCATGTGTCCCCAGTCCAGCACTGTATTGCAAGGAGCAGGAAAGATTCAGATGCAACCTCTGACATGACAATATTGCCATAAATTAGAGAGACAACAGCACAGTCAGGCTCTTTCCATCCTTTGGGGCATCCCCATTGGAAAATAAAGGAGGCTGTGTGATTTCTCACATCCACCTAAACAAGACTGCACAGATGTCTCCTTCACACGCATATACCAGAGTTACCTTTAAAGTTTAACTCCCAGGATATTTTACAGGACAATGACTACTTTGTCAGTTCCTTTTCAGTCTGCCAGTAAATTGCAAACAGTGCTTAAATTCGGAAAAGAGACAGATTATTCACCTGGTACCGGCTGATTCTCTCTTGTTTTAGCTGTTCAAACTTCCGTTTCAGCTCTGCCTGGCGCTCAACCTTCTTCTGTGCTCGCCCTACAAACACCATTTTCCCATTGATATCCTTCCCATTCATTTCTTCTACTGCCTGGACAGAGGGTTCAAAGAAAACTGTCAACTGCTAAAAACAAGACAGCAGCTGATCCTGCTAAGAACCTGGCTGCCCAGAGCTCACTTTGTGTCTCCCTGTGCGTTAGCCAATAAACCAATCTTGCCATAGCACCTTCACATTGTTCCTGTGTAACACAGGCTAATTAAAGATAAACTGAAGTTATCAGGAGAGACCATGCTGGCAACCCCACCGTAAGGACCAGACTAACAACAGCAACTTGTGACTTTATCCCCACCCTTCTTGCAGTTAGGGCCAAATTTTAACGAGCATACTGCTTGGATAAGAACTCTTCAAGAACACCCACTCCTTAAGCCCTCTATTGTAACATTTCTTCAACAATTACTCTTCTTATACCACCTAGTAATCTGAGAAATGCCAGCTTATTGCTGAATATCAAGCTATTAAGGTGCAGTTTCTAGTCTCCACATCCAGAAGATTACACCCAAGACACGATTTTGTCTCAACAGGTTTCTGTGGTGAGGCAATTAAGCTCTTCTCTAAAGATACGCAAGCAGCATTAACAACAGTTGGTCATACCTTGTTAGCATCCTCATGCTTTTCAAAGCTTACAAAGCCAAAGCCTTTGGATTTTCCAGTGGGGTCTGTCATCACTTTAACGCTCAGAGTCTTACCTGTTACCAAGGGACAGGGTTAGTAAAATACCACATAAGGCTCTGTCTAGACTATTAAACTCACATAATAGCCCTACCCTTCTTCTCTTACTTATCTGCTAGCTAGCCTCTGCCTCCCATCCAGCATTTGACCCAACTACCACCCACATTTCAATTCTTCCTATTCATCAGCCTCAAAGTGACCCAGGCAGAGCTACACAGATGGTAGCAGCAGTGTTAAATGAGCATTGGTCATGAAATTCACAGCTTCATTAAAAGTGCTTCTGTATTTACCGTATTTGCTGAAGAGCTCCTTTAGTCTTTCATCATCCATGTCATCCCCGaagtttttaatataaacattgGTGAACTCCTTTGCCTTGGCTCCCAGCTCAGCCTCCCGCTCTTTGCGAGACTTGAATCTCCCAACAAATCTGTAGGAAATAATGAAAGTTACAATAAGCAACTGGTTTTCAGGAATGGAAAAAGCAATGTGTGATTTGCAGTGAGGCAAATGAGTTTGTGGTAGGAGTTGGAAATGGGGAGAAGACAGGGTGCCAGGagaacagaagaacaaacaggCTGCGGACCAACCAGAAAAATCACCTGTCCtactgcagagagaagcagcctgTGATGCCCACCCGGCTCTGCAGTGGAGAGAGCACTGGCCACAGAAACCCACCCAGCCCACTAGCAGAGAGGTAGCAGCAAGTCGAGGCTCGGCTAGGAGAACCCACCAGCCCTGTAATGGAGGGGGAGCAGGCCATGGCTTGGGCAGGGTCACTCACCAGCCCTGTAGTGGAGAGGTAGCAGGCCAAGGCTCGGGCCAGGAGAACCAGTGCCTTGTGTGTCCCTGTTAATACCGAGATGCATCACGGTTCATGCgatcgctgctgctgctggctgtgacaCTCACACTTTGCGGTCGTTGAGCAGCATGCCGTTCATCTTCTCGATGGCTCTATCTGCAGCATCCTGGGTCTCAAAGTGCACAAATGCGTAGCCCTTAGAGCCATTCTCATCACACACCACCTAGACGTGCGGAGGGAAACCAGACTCAGATCTCTGAGCACATACTGGCTCCTTTGTCACAGGACGTGAAAACAGGTTACTGCCAAGGGGCAAAGCAAGCAAGGTCTGTGTTTCAGACTGGCACATCTCATGACCGAGCCTGACATAACTTGAGCTCTCCCTGACCCTTTGGTCAGCTCTGCCTCCCAGAGGCATCACTCCTCACTTGGCTAGAGGTGTCCCTTCTGCTTCCTACACTGGGTGTGTCTGAACATGCCACCAATACAGCAGAATTGGACAAAGCAACCACATCTCACCTTGCAGGACAAAATATTCCCAAACGCTGAGAATGTGTCATAAAGTGCCTTGTTATCAATGGATTTGTCCAGGTTCTTAATGAAGACATTCCCAACCCCTGACTTCCTCAAGGAGGGGTCCCTCTGAGACCACATGATGCGAATGGGTTTTCCTTTGATCACATCAAAATTCATGGTGTCTAGAGCACGCTCAGCTGCAAGAGAAGTCAAGAACAGGTTTCTCTGGATTGTTAAAGAATAAAGGTTTCCATCGTGTGGGAGATGGTTTTCTCTGAATTATAGTCAGCTCATGGAGAAGTTTGGGGCCACCAATTCCAATGACtagggtttgttttgtttaacgtTGTTTTGAGGGAGATCTTTGCAGCACAGTAACTAGACAGGCTTAAGTATCTAACTGGATTAATAAACTGTTCTGAACTGACATGATAGTAGTCTTTTAAATGCCTGTGCTTCATTAATTAGTTATGTTCTTCATTATAAAGGTAAATGTATGCACCcaaaataaggaaaggaaatgcagaaaaccctgggaaaaaaagaagcagcaaaagtGACCAACTGGCTTGTTTGCTTTGCATGAGCTCTCATCTAGCCATGCTTGTTTCTATTAAGAGAAAAGGATCATCTCTCTATCAGGTCAGGGACAGAAAATGCACATGAACACATGGCTGGCTGGGAACAACATGAGTCAGCCCCTGCAGCCTACATGGCCAAAAAATGATTCCCCATTTGCTCAATCTAAAAGTGCGTAAGAATGGACAAAACACTGTAAAAGTCATCCACACAGCCTACATGGGGAATATGGAAGTGTACAGACAAATTCTAAAACCCCATTGCTGCCAT
Encoded proteins:
- the PABPC4 gene encoding polyadenylate-binding protein 4 isoform X2, producing MSTSSSPPTVVCDENGSKGYAFVHFETQDAADRAIEKMNGMLLNDRKVFVGRFKSRKEREAELGAKAKEFTNVYIKNFGDDMDDERLKELFSKYGKTLSVKVMTDPTGKSKGFGFVSFEKHEDANKAVEEMNGKDINGKMVFVGRAQKKVERQAELKRKFEQLKQERISRYQGVNLYIKNLDDTIDDEKLRKEFSPFGSITSAKVMLEDGRSKGFGFVCFSSPEEATKAVTEMNGRIVGSKPLYVALAQRKEERKAHLTNQYMQRIAGMRALPANTIINQFQPAAGGYFMPAVPQAQSRPTYYAPNQMTQMRPNPRWQQGGRPQGFQGMPNAMRQSGPRPALRHLAPAGNAPASRGLPAAAQRVGVATAAQNLAPRPPVAAPAPRAVPPYKYASSVRSPHPAVQPLQAPQPAVHVQGQEPLTASMLAAAPPQEQKQMLGERLFPLIQAMHPSLAGKITGMLLEIDNSELLHMLESPESLRSKVEEAVAVLQAHQAKKEAAQKVGVVAATS
- the PABPC4 gene encoding polyadenylate-binding protein 4 isoform X1 — translated: MNAAAASSYPMASLYVGDLHPDVTEAMLYEKFSPAGPVLSIRVCRDMITRRSLGYAYVNFQQPADAERALDTMNFDVIKGKPIRIMWSQRDPSLRKSGVGNVFIKNLDKSIDNKALYDTFSAFGNILSCKVVCDENGSKGYAFVHFETQDAADRAIEKMNGMLLNDRKVFVGRFKSRKEREAELGAKAKEFTNVYIKNFGDDMDDERLKELFSKYGKTLSVKVMTDPTGKSKGFGFVSFEKHEDANKAVEEMNGKDINGKMVFVGRAQKKVERQAELKRKFEQLKQERISRYQGVNLYIKNLDDTIDDEKLRKEFSPFGSITSAKVMLEDGRSKGFGFVCFSSPEEATKAVTEMNGRIVGSKPLYVALAQRKEERKAHLTNQYMQRIAGMRALPANTIINQFQPAAGGYFMPAVPQAQSRPTYYAPNQMTQMRPNPRWQQGGRPQGFQGMPNAMRQSGPRPALRHLAPAGNAPASRGLPAAAQRVGVATAAQNLAPRPPVAAPAPRAVPPYKYASSVRSPHPAVQPLQAPQPAVHVQGQEPLTASMLAAAPPQEQKQMLGERLFPLIQAMHPSLAGKITGMLLEIDNSELLHMLESPESLRSKVEEAVAVLQAHQAKKEAAQKVGVVAATS